In one window of Erwinia tasmaniensis Et1/99 DNA:
- the nadB gene encoding L-aspartate oxidase: MTISSDYLCDVLIVGSGAAGLSLALRLAETHQITVLSKGPVSEGSTLYAQGGIAAVFAETDSIESHIEDTLVAGDGLCEPDTASFIAGNARQCVHWLIRQGVLFDRDNTANAQHDYHLTREGGHSQRRILHSADATGKAVETTLVNLARSHPNITLIEHSSAVDLIASDKIGLPGARRVIGAWVWDRQRKTMTACRARAVVLATGGAANVYQHSTNPDVATGDGIALAWRAGCRVANLEFNQFHPTCLFHPQARNFLLSEALRGEGAVLKRPDGTRFMPDFDRREELAPRDIVARAIDHEMKRLGAECMYLDISHRPAESIRAHFPTLYQKLLTLDLDLTRQPIPIVPAAHYTCGGVMVDRQGRTDIHGLYAIGEVSYTGLHGANRLASNSLLECLVYGWSAAEDIQRHLPELTPVANLPAWETVWLDDADEQVVIQHNLHELRLLMWDYVGIVRSSKRLERALRRITLLRGEIDRYYANFRLSDALLTLRNLVQVSELMVRCALQRRESRGLHYSLDYPEKSGDARPTILRPDSAK, from the coding sequence ATGACGATTTCTTCCGATTATCTTTGTGATGTGCTAATCGTTGGCAGCGGTGCCGCTGGCCTCTCGCTGGCACTTCGTCTGGCGGAAACACACCAGATTACCGTCCTGAGCAAAGGCCCGGTTAGCGAAGGTTCCACCCTGTATGCCCAGGGCGGTATTGCCGCCGTATTCGCAGAAACCGATAGTATTGAATCACATATCGAAGATACCCTGGTCGCCGGAGATGGATTGTGCGAACCGGATACCGCTTCATTTATCGCCGGTAATGCGCGTCAATGTGTGCATTGGCTGATTAGACAGGGAGTTCTTTTTGACAGGGACAACACCGCCAACGCCCAGCATGATTATCATCTCACGCGCGAAGGCGGCCACAGCCAGCGCCGCATTCTGCACAGCGCCGACGCTACCGGTAAAGCGGTGGAAACCACGCTGGTAAACCTGGCGCGAAGCCATCCCAACATCACTCTGATCGAGCACAGCAGCGCCGTCGACCTGATCGCATCCGATAAAATCGGTCTGCCGGGCGCGCGTCGGGTGATAGGGGCCTGGGTCTGGGATCGCCAGCGCAAAACGATGACCGCCTGTCGGGCACGCGCGGTGGTACTCGCTACCGGAGGCGCGGCTAACGTTTACCAGCATTCGACCAACCCTGATGTTGCTACCGGTGACGGGATCGCCCTGGCATGGCGCGCCGGATGTCGGGTGGCTAACCTTGAATTTAACCAGTTTCACCCGACCTGTCTGTTCCACCCGCAGGCGCGCAACTTTCTGCTTAGTGAAGCCTTACGCGGTGAAGGCGCAGTGCTGAAACGCCCTGACGGCACCCGCTTTATGCCGGATTTCGATCGGCGGGAGGAACTGGCCCCGCGTGATATTGTGGCACGCGCTATCGATCATGAAATGAAGCGTCTTGGCGCGGAGTGCATGTATCTGGATATCAGCCACCGCCCGGCGGAATCGATCCGCGCCCACTTCCCCACCCTATACCAGAAACTCCTGACGCTTGATCTCGATCTCACCCGCCAGCCGATCCCGATTGTGCCCGCTGCGCATTACACCTGCGGCGGCGTGATGGTAGATCGGCAGGGACGGACGGATATCCACGGGCTGTATGCCATCGGAGAAGTGAGCTATACCGGCCTGCACGGCGCTAACCGTCTGGCGTCGAACTCTCTGTTGGAATGCCTGGTTTATGGCTGGTCAGCGGCTGAAGACATTCAGCGTCATCTGCCTGAGCTGACGCCGGTCGCCAACCTTCCTGCCTGGGAAACAGTCTGGCTCGACGACGCTGACGAACAGGTCGTGATCCAGCACAACCTGCATGAGCTGCGCCTGTTAATGTGGGACTACGTTGGCATCGTTCGTAGCAGCAAACGTCTGGAGCGAGCCCTGCGGCGTATCACCCTGCTACGGGGGGAAATCGATCGTTATTACGCTAATTTTCGCCTTTCCGACGCGTTATTAACGCTACGTAACCTGGTACAGGTATCTGAGCTAATGGTGCGCTGCGCCCTGCAACGCAGGGAAAGCCGGGGGCTGCACTATTCGCTCGACTACCCCGAAAAATCGGGGGACGCACGCCCCACCATTCTGCGACCCGACTCAGCGAAATAG
- the rpoE gene encoding RNA polymerase sigma factor RpoE — translation MSEQLTDQVLVERVQKGDQKSFNLLVVRYQHKVASLVSRYVPSGDVPDVVQESFIKAYRALESFRGDSAFYTWLYRIAVNTAKNYLVAQGRRPPTSDVDAIDAENFESAGALKEISNPENLMLSEELRQIVFRTIETLPEDLRMAITLRELDGLSYEEIAVIMECPVGTVRSRIFRAREAIDNKIQPLIQR, via the coding sequence ATGAGCGAGCAGTTAACGGATCAGGTTCTCGTTGAACGGGTACAAAAAGGCGATCAGAAGTCGTTTAATTTACTGGTAGTTCGCTATCAGCATAAAGTGGCGAGTCTGGTTTCCCGCTATGTTCCGTCAGGAGACGTGCCAGATGTAGTACAAGAGTCGTTTATAAAAGCCTATCGTGCGCTGGAATCATTTCGCGGCGACAGCGCTTTCTATACCTGGCTTTATCGGATTGCCGTCAACACGGCCAAAAATTATCTGGTAGCTCAGGGGCGACGCCCACCAACCAGCGATGTGGATGCAATCGACGCTGAAAATTTTGAAAGTGCAGGTGCGCTAAAAGAAATATCGAACCCTGAGAACTTAATGTTGTCAGAAGAGTTGAGACAGATCGTTTTTCGAACCATCGAGACGTTACCCGAAGATTTACGTATGGCTATCACCCTGCGTGAACTCGATGGCCTGAGTTACGAAGAAATAGCCGTTATCATGGAGTGCCCGGTAGGTACGGTTCGTTCCCGTATATTCCGCGCTCGTGAGGCTATAGATAATAAAATTCAACCACTTATCCAACGCTAG
- the trmN gene encoding tRNA(1)(Val) (adenine(37)-N(6))-methyltransferase TrmN, whose protein sequence is MSPYKAILRPNGFTFKQFFIAHDRCAMKVGTDGVLLGAWAPVTSVKRVLDIGSGSGLIALMLAQRTSEPVQIDAVELDEEAATQAQENVAASPWAHRVHVQQADVVEWAQRCEHSYSLIVSNPPYFSPGSQCASPERTTARYTTGLTHEMLLDCAEKLIDEDGFFCVILPASAGSKLLEQALQRGWHLRFRTDIADNDTRPANRVLLALSPQPGERLLDSMTIRGPDRQYSAAHCRLTRDFYLFR, encoded by the coding sequence ATGTCACCATACAAAGCAATTCTTCGTCCTAATGGATTTACCTTCAAACAATTTTTTATCGCTCACGACCGGTGCGCGATGAAAGTAGGCACGGACGGCGTGCTGCTCGGCGCCTGGGCTCCGGTGACTAGCGTAAAACGTGTGCTGGATATTGGCAGTGGCAGCGGCCTGATTGCACTGATGCTGGCACAGAGGACGTCTGAGCCGGTACAGATTGATGCCGTAGAGCTGGATGAAGAGGCGGCAACCCAGGCGCAGGAAAACGTGGCGGCATCCCCCTGGGCGCACAGAGTACATGTACAGCAGGCTGATGTCGTTGAATGGGCCCAGCGCTGCGAGCATAGCTATTCGCTGATCGTCAGCAATCCCCCTTATTTTTCCCCAGGATCGCAGTGCGCTTCGCCCGAGCGGACCACGGCACGCTATACCACCGGCCTGACGCATGAGATGCTGCTAGACTGTGCCGAAAAGCTGATCGACGAAGACGGTTTCTTCTGTGTGATCCTGCCTGCATCGGCGGGGAGTAAGCTGCTGGAACAGGCATTACAACGCGGATGGCATCTGCGTTTTCGCACCGATATTGCCGATAATGATACCCGCCCAGCCAATCGTGTTCTGCTGGCGCTATCCCCCCAGCCCGGCGAACGATTGCTGGACAGCATGACTATTCGTGGGCCGGATCGGCAGTATTCGGCCGCGCACTGCCGACTGACGCGAGATTTTTATCTATTTCGCTGA
- the rseA gene encoding anti-sigma-E factor RseA, translated as MQKEQLSALMDGETVDNELMSALSSDVALKKNWESYHLIRDTLRGDIPAQLDFDIASRVAAAIEDEPAKNITRLIPEAQPQPEQAAAMPFWAKLRPWAAQITQVGVAACVSLAVIVGVQQYNKPVAGQSSDTPVFNTLPMMGQASPVSLGVPTDSMNSGSNSASQQDQRRRVGAMLQDYELQRRLNAQQLRFEQRPDQQQAAAQVPGNQSLGIQPQ; from the coding sequence ATGCAGAAAGAACAACTTTCCGCTTTAATGGACGGTGAAACGGTTGACAATGAGCTGATGTCAGCGTTGTCCAGTGATGTCGCACTGAAAAAAAATTGGGAAAGCTATCATCTGATCCGCGATACCCTGCGTGGTGATATTCCGGCTCAGCTCGATTTCGATATCGCTTCTCGTGTGGCCGCCGCTATTGAAGATGAACCGGCAAAAAATATCACCCGCTTGATCCCTGAAGCACAACCGCAGCCTGAACAGGCGGCCGCCATGCCGTTTTGGGCCAAGTTGCGCCCCTGGGCGGCTCAGATAACCCAGGTTGGTGTAGCCGCCTGCGTGTCTCTCGCGGTCATTGTTGGTGTACAACAATATAATAAGCCGGTTGCCGGTCAGTCCTCTGACACGCCGGTGTTTAACACGCTGCCGATGATGGGGCAGGCCTCACCGGTGAGTTTAGGCGTTCCGACTGACAGTATGAATTCCGGCTCGAACAGCGCCAGTCAGCAGGATCAGCGTCGCCGCGTCGGCGCCATGTTGCAGGACTACGAGCTACAACGCCGTCTGAATGCACAACAACTGCGTTTTGAACAGCGTCCCGACCAGCAGCAGGCTGCTGCTCAGGTTCCCGGTAATCAGTCATTAGGAATACAGCCGCAGTAA